In Paenibacillus sonchi, the genomic stretch GGAAAAGCGGAACAGCCCTGTGAGCCGTGCAGCAGAGGCATGGCACGGTAGCAGCCCTGCAGGGCCAGCACGGCGCCGAGCGACTGGCCGGTCTTGATCGGATTGACCGAAGCCGGCTTCCTTCTTCGGTTAACGGTCATAGGGAGGCGCCTCCTTATCCCACGGAGCCGGGCTGGCAGCCAGCTTCCAGATCGGATTGGCCAGCGAATAGGTCAGTTCCTTGGCGAGCCGCAGAAGTCCTTCATAGCCCGCATACGCTTTATGCCGCTCCTGGTTGATATCAATGAACGGAATCTGTTCCTTCATCGCAACATACATATTGCGGCCGCCCGCGATCATCATATCGGCTTTGCGTTCCCGGACCGTCTTGAGGATGCGGCCGGCACCGCCCTCGGGAATATATTCGGTATCGTCACCTACACGGTCAGCGATCCGCCGGACATCATCCTCTGTGCTTTTGTTCGTTCCGACGCCCACCACCTGAACGCCCAGCTCCTTCAGTGCGGAAATGACCGACCAGCTCTTGACGCCGCCGGTATAGAGCACCGCTTTCTTTCCTTTCAGAATTTTGCGGTAAGGACGCAGCTCCTGGCTGAGCCGGGCCTCTTCACGCTCGGTTAGCCGGTCTACCCGGCGCTCCATATCACGGTCATTCATCAGATAGGCCATTTGCCGCAGCGAATAAGTCGTCTCCTTGGCTCCGTAAAAAGAGCCTTCGAAATAGGGGATGCCGTATCTGGACTCCATTTCCCTGGCGAGTCCAAGTAAGGCCCGGCTGCAGACAACCATGTTCACCTTGGCGCGGTGCGCCCAGGTGACCTCCTTGTAGCGGGCATCTCCTGTTATCCGTGAGGTTACTGAAATACCGGCACTGTTCATCAGCTTCTCGATATCCCACATCTCGCCGGCGATATTGTATTCGCCGATAAGATTGATCCCCATGGGCATATCGGGGAGGGCTCCCCTGTACCAATGACATACTGGAGCAGCGCATCTCCGGCCAGCCGGTTGCCGAGATTTTTGCTTCCGACAAATCCGGGGCTGTTCACCGGGATGACCGGTATACCGAGCCGCTCCGCAGCCGTCTTGCAGACGGCATCCATGTCTTCACCGGTCAGGGCAGTCACACAGGTTGAATATACAAATATTGCCGGAGGCGCAAAGCGCCCGGCAATATAGTCAATACTGTCCTTCAGTTTCTTTTCTCCGCCAAAAATAATATCGGAATCGGTCAGATCCGTAGCAAAGCCATATTGGGACAGGGAGGGCCCGCTGGACAGGGTCCCCCTGCTCTCCCAGCTGTTCCCGGCACAGGCAATCGGACCATGGACAAGATGCGCAGCGTCCATAATCGGCAGCAGTGTAATTTGGGCTCCGTCGAAGGAGCAGCCTCCAGCCGCTTCGCCCGGTTTGGGCCGTGGACAGGGCCGTACTTTCGGGGCCAGGCTCCCGCAAGCCCCGGAATCAAATTCGTCTTTTCGAACAGGGTCCATCGGCTCTTCATCTCCTTCGCTAAAGTTGCTTGCTTCACGCAAACCTCGCGCTGCTCAGGCGGCCATTGCACATGATTGCAAAATTCCTTTTATATTTATTCAAATATCACCGCACCAAATCATAGTTAAAGCCGGAGTTGTTGCGGTCAAGCTCATCAAGGACCGTATTCACGAGCAAGCTCAACAGGTTCAGCGTGCCCTGATAGCCGATGATCGGATAACGGTGCATATGATGACGGTCCAGAATCGGGAAGCCTACGCGAACCAGGGGCACACCCGCATCCTTGGCGGCAAATTTCAGATGCGAGCTGCCGATTGCCAGGTCAACCGGATCGTTGATCAGCAGCGAACGCATATGCCACAGGTCATTGCCGATGTACAGGGCCGCTTCGGAACCGTAAGGACTGGAAGCCAGAAGCGCCTCTGCTTCGTCCTTGAATTTCACTTCATTAAAATCGACATCGCCATTGGAGCAGACGATATGAACCGGCTCCATGCCAATCTCCAGGCAGAATCCGATGAGTCCGATCAACAGGTCCGGATCGCCTACGAGCGCAACCCGTTTGCCGTGCAGATAAGGATGGCTGTCCGTCAGGGCATCCACTACCCGGCCGCGTTCCTCCATTAGAGAAGCCGGAACGGGAAGGCCTGTCAGCTCACTGACGGCATCCAGCAGCTTATCCGTGCCGGTAATCCCCAGCGGTGTGGACAATGCAGTGAGCTGCTGGTTCCAGGTGCCGCTGATGAAATCCTGTGTTTTCTTCAATGTGTATTTCTGCAGTGACAATGTACCGAGAGCATTGGCTGCCAGAGGCACATCAGCGAGCTTCGTGCCGCCGTAGTAATATTCATACTCGCCTGTGGCCGGAGAGTCATAGTTGCCGCTGTGATCTCCCAGAAGCGTATATTTGGTATCGAAGGCCTCGAGAATTTTACGGATTTCAGCAAAGTTGCCGGTGTAAGGCTCAAACCCAAGCATCACATTCAGCTTCTCGCCCGCCTCTTCGCCGCTTCCAGGGTTAGCCTGAACGCCTGAGCGTTCATACAGGTAGCTCAAAATGCCTTTCAGCATGGAATCATAACCTGTAATATGCGAACCGACAAAGCTTGGCGTGTTGCAGAAGGCTACCGGGAAATCTTCTGTAATGGCTCCCTTGATCCGGGCATTGCCGATAAAAGAAGACAGGTCATCACCGATGACTTCAGCCATGCAGGTAGTACAGAGAGCAATCATCTCCGGCTTATACAATGCGATGCTGTTCTCCAAGCCGTCGATCAGATTGTTCATCCCGCCGAATACCGCCGCGTCCTCGGTCATCGAAGAAGAGACGGCAGGCGTAGGCTCTTTGAAGTGCCGGCTGAGATGACTGCGGAAATAAGAGTTGCAGCCCTGTGAGCCATGAACGAACGGCAGTGTTTTCTCGAAGCCAAGCGCAGCCATCACTGAACCCAGCGGCTGGCAGGCTTTATGAGGGTTGATGACCACAGCTTTGCGGTCAAAGTTTTTTTGCATATATTCTGCGGATTTGGAGTAGGCGAGTGCTTCTGCTGTATCCTGTTCGCTGCAGGGTGCTTCAAACTGCTTTTTGTTTGCCCGCTGCTGAACGTAGCGTTCTTCGGAGAATAATGAGTTGTAGTCTGGAATTTCCAGTCTGTCCCTGCTCATACGCCCGCCCCCTCTTTCTGTGCTTTTTCCTTCTTGCGGATCAGATTCCATACCGGACTGTTTACGGTCATATCCATGTCCTTGGCGAAAATTTTGAACCCGTCAAAGCCGTGATACGGGCCGCTGTAGTCCCAGGAATGCATCTGGCGGAACGGAACGCCCATCTTGTGGTACACATATTTTTCCTTGACGCCCGAGCCTACCAGATCGACATTCAGCTTCTGGGCCAGCTCTTCCAGCTCATAAGCGGTAGGGTCATCCATAATGATGGTGCCTTCCTTCATCATAGGGAAGGTTCTTTCGTAATCATCCTTATGGGCAAATTCATAACCGGAAGCTACGATATCCATGCCCAGATCCTCGTATGCTCCAATCGTATGACGGGAACGCAGACCGCCGATCATCAGCAGCACCTTTTTATTCTCCAGACGCGGTTTGTATTTATTAATAATGGCATCCATTGCCGGTTTGTGTTTCGCAATCATTTTCTCACAGTTCTCCTGGATCGTTGCATCGAACCGCGCTGCGATAGCGCGCAGACTCTCATAAGTCTTGGACGGTCCGAAGAAATTGTATTCCATCCACGGAATATCATAGGCCTTCTCCATATGATCCACCATGTAGTTCATGGAGCGGTGGCAGTGAATCAGATTCAGCTTCGCCTTATGGGCAATTTCCAGCTCGTTCAGGGTACCGTCGCCGGACCACTGGGCAATGACGCGAAGGCCCATTTCTTCCAGCAGAATACGGGAAGCCCATGCATCGCCGCCGATATTATAGTCGCCGATAATATTGACATCATAAGGGCCGGTTTCAGCCAGTTCGGCTTTGCCCAGCACGAAATCGCGGATGGCATCATTGGCGATGTGGTGGCCCAGCGACTGGCTGACGCCGCGGAATCCTTCGCAGCGTACTGGCACAATCGGCATATCCAGCTCTTTGGCCATTTTTTTGGATACCGCTTCAATATCATCGCCGATCAGACCGACCGGGCATTCGGATTGTACAGAGATCCCTTTGGCGAGGGGGAACATTTCCGTGATCTCGCGTATAATCACTTCCAGCTTTTTGTCACCGCCGAAAACAATGTCCGTTTCCTGGAAATCACTCGTAATCTGCATAGCCGTAAAATTGTCGATCCCCAGCGTGCCATTGGCATAGTTGCGGCGTGTGCCCCAGCTGTACTGTCCGCAGCCGATAGGACCGTGGCTGATATGAACCATATCCTTGATCGGCCCCCATACCACACCTTTGGAGCCCGCAAAGGAGCAGCCGCGCGGCGTCATTACCCCGGGACGGGATTTAATATTAGACTTCAGGGCACAGGTGCCGCAGGATTGGGCTTCTTCGGTATTGATCTGGAAATGCTTCTCGCGGTCCTTCTTTGCTTTTTTGGGGTAGGCTTCCAGAACCTCTTCTACTATTTTCTTATTCTCCTCGATATTCAGTCCCATTCATTGCCCCTCCTTTTCCTGGTGCAGGATGCTTGAGCCGCCTGCGTGGCCTTAAGGCCACTGAAAGGTCATCCGGTGAAGGCCGTCTCTCCACTCCCGTTCACCGGATGGCCGGGTAATCACGGCTTGCCGTCTTATTGGCCGGAAGCCTGCAGCTTCTTGAGTGCAGCTTCTTCATCTTCGATGATGCCGAATTCCATCAGCAGCTCTTCCAGTTCTTCCATTGAAATCGGGGTAGGGATGGTCAGCATTTTGTTGTTGAGGATTTTTTCAGCCAGAATTTCATATTCTTTAGCTTGTTGATGGGCAGGGTTATATTGGGCTACCGTCATTCTGCGCAGCTCGGCATGCTGAACGATGTTGTCGCGGGGAACGAAGTGGATCATTTGCGTGTTCAGACGACGGGCCAGCTCCATGATCAGCTCGTCTTCACGGTCGGTGTTGCGGCTGTTGCAGATCAGTCCGCCCAGTCTCACGCCGCCGCTGGTAGCATATTTCAGGATACCGCGTGCAATGTTGTTGGCCGCGTACATCGCCATCATTTCACCGGAACATACGATATAGATCTCTTGGGCTTTGCCTTCACGGATCGGCATGGCGAAACCGCCGCATACAACGTCGCCCAATACGTCATAGGATACAAAGTCCAGATCCTGATAGGCGCCTTCCTGCTCCAGGAAGTTGATGGCAGTAATGATACCGCGCCCTGCGCAGCCTACACCCGGTTCAGGTCCGCCGCACTCTACATTGATAATGTCGCCAAAGCCGGTCTGCAGCACATCCTCCAGTTCCAAATCCTCTACCGAGCCCAGTTCGGCTGCCAGCTCCAGCACCGAGTTCTGTGCCTTGGTGTTCAGAATCAGGCGGGTCGAGTCTGCCTTCGGGTCACAGCCTACGATCATAATTCTTTGTTTGAATTTGGTTGCGAGCTGGGCCAAAGTGTTTTGGGAGGTTGTGGATTTACCGATACCGCCTTTACCGTAGAAAGCTATTTGTCTCATCATTCATCATCCCTTCGAAATGTTTATATTTTCAAAATAAGAGCTGTACTTCACACTTTCGAGAATCGCTTCCTGTATTCCGCCTTTGCGGACAAGCGGCAGGACCCCGGCTTTGTTCAGGCTGGCACGGGGACTATCGCCGATTCCGGAGCAGAGAAGAATGCGGCAATCACTTACAATAGAGATAATTTCTTGGAGCGTGGCGGCTTTGTCGCCGTTGCAGTCTGCTGTGCCGTGGCAGTATGCCTGTATCTTGCGGACACCGAGCAGCTGAACCTCCGCTCCATCGGTATCGTAAACCAGGAATTCCGTGGCATGCCCGAAATGCTGATTGACCTTGTCGCCGCCTCTGGTAGCCACCGCGACCCTGATCTTCGGTGCATTCTCCCGCAACAATCTCGCCTCCTTCGCTTGGACCCGTTCGCGGATCTTCACATCCAGCTCTCCTTGAAACAATGCTCTGGCTTCTGTATTGATCACCGGATCAGCCTCCATCGCTTCCAGCGGGAAGTCCCGGTTGCGGTCCTGGCCCAGCAGCCCGATGGCGTCAGCCCGGCATTGCCGGCAGTGGCGCATCACCTTCATGCCGCCCTGTCCAAGAAGCTCCTGCAGATTGTGCAGTTCCTTCGGACGGGGCGCTTTGCGCCCGTCCTTCTCATACTGGCTGCCCGGCGCGATAATCAGCGGTGTTACGTTGTGCAGTGTGGCCCCGAGCTCTTTTACTCTTTTGGACACTGCCGGTAAATGATGATCGTTGACCCCAGGAATCATAATCGAATTCACTTTGACGAGAATCCCCAGCTTCGCCAGCAGTTCAAGCCCCCTCAGCTGGCGGCTGATCAGCAGTTCTGCGGCAGCTTTTCCTTCATAACGCACACCCTCGTCGAACACCCAGGGATAAATCGCTTGACCGACATCAGCATCGATGGCGTTGATGGTGATGGTGACATGGCGGATGCCAAGCTCCACAATCTCATCGATATGCCGGTACAGCGTTAACCCGTTGGTGCTGAGGCAAAGGGAGACATCAGGCACATTCTTCTTCACCCGGGCGAAGGTGTCGAACGTCTGCTCCGGATTCGCCAGCGGATCGCCGGGACCGGCAATGCCCACTACCGACAGCTGCATCAGCTGGGCGGCTACCCCTTTCACTTTGCGTTCTGCCTGCTCCGGGGTAAGCACCTCACTGACCACACCAGGCCTGCTCTCATTCACGCAGTCAAACTTGCGGTTGCAGTAATGGCACTGGATGTTGCAGGCGGGAGCTACCGGGATGTGCATCCTGGCATAAAACCGATGGGCTTCCTCGCTGTAGCAAGGGTGGCGGCTGATCTCCTCCTCTGCTTCACTTGATATACACGGCGACGGCTGCATCATTTCCCACCTCCTAAAAGTGACCTGATTAATAGAGTTTATTTGTGCGGAACAATTAAACGAATGTTATGTTTCCTAACAACAATTCGCTTGGCCGCTTTAATTAGTCTCATCATATTTTCATTCCTGTACATCGTCAATTGTATTCAGACTTAAAAAGCCCTATTTTTCCTTATGTTTGCAGTTTCGCCATATCATATGTTAAGTTATCTGACTTATATGTATCATGTTTCCGTTTCCATTGCAGTCAATTTCTATTGATATTTGTTCTCACAGGCATTGACAACGGCTCTTAAGTCGTATATGATACTTTTAAGTCAACCATGTAACCAATCAAATTTAATATATCCCGTGAAGGGGAGTAGCTGTTAGATAAAATCGTCAATACGAGAACGTGAGGATGTTCTCCGGTTTTATCGGCAATGAACATTGTTAGCGAGACCTTTACCAATCAGGTTAGACCTTTATTCCAAAGGCTGATCTGTTTGGTAAAGGTCTTTTTTATATATATTTGGTTAAAATATTGGTATCGCAGGAATTTTGTAGCCGTATTTACATTCAATTGAGGAGGAAGCAGCAATGGATTGGGGATTATTATTAGAATACGGATGGGTATTACTCGTTCTCGTAGCACTGGAAGGGTTGCTCGCCGCAGATAACGCACTGGTACTGGCAATCATGGTTAAACACCTTCCTGATGAGGAACGTAAAAAAGCTTTGTTCTATGGTTTGGCCGGGGCATTCGTGTTCCGCTTCGGTTCGCTTTTCGTCATCTCTTATCTCGTGGACATCTGGCAGGTACAAGCCATTGGCGCCATCTACCTCCTGTTCATCGCGGGGAATCACATCTTCCGGAAAGTGCTGTTTAAGAAGCCTGTTACTGAAGAGGCTGCGGAAAGCGGCACTGAGGAAGTCGTACAGAAAAAGAAATCCAGCTTCTGGTTTACAGTACTTAAGGTTGAAGTAGCGGATATTGCGTTTGCCGTTGACTCTATCCTCGCGGCCGTTGCGCTTGCCGTCGCGCTTCCGCCAAGCGGAA encodes the following:
- a CDS encoding nitrogenase component 1; this encodes MDPVRKDEFDSGACGSLAPKVRPCPRPKPGEAAGGCSFDGAQITLLPIMDAAHLVHGPIACAGNSWESRGTLSSGPSLSQYGFATDLTDSDIIFGGEKKLKDSIDYIAGRFAPPAIFVYSTCVTALTGEDMDAVCKTAAERLGIPVIPVNSPGFVGSKNLGNRLAGDALLQYVIGTGEPSPICPWGSILSANTISPARCGISRS
- the nifD gene encoding nitrogenase molybdenum-iron protein alpha chain, coding for MGLNIEENKKIVEEVLEAYPKKAKKDREKHFQINTEEAQSCGTCALKSNIKSRPGVMTPRGCSFAGSKGVVWGPIKDMVHISHGPIGCGQYSWGTRRNYANGTLGIDNFTAMQITSDFQETDIVFGGDKKLEVIIREITEMFPLAKGISVQSECPVGLIGDDIEAVSKKMAKELDMPIVPVRCEGFRGVSQSLGHHIANDAIRDFVLGKAELAETGPYDVNIIGDYNIGGDAWASRILLEEMGLRVIAQWSGDGTLNELEIAHKAKLNLIHCHRSMNYMVDHMEKAYDIPWMEYNFFGPSKTYESLRAIAARFDATIQENCEKMIAKHKPAMDAIINKYKPRLENKKVLLMIGGLRSRHTIGAYEDLGMDIVASGYEFAHKDDYERTFPMMKEGTIIMDDPTAYELEELAQKLNVDLVGSGVKEKYVYHKMGVPFRQMHSWDYSGPYHGFDGFKIFAKDMDMTVNSPVWNLIRKKEKAQKEGAGV
- the nifH gene encoding nitrogenase iron protein gives rise to the protein MRQIAFYGKGGIGKSTTSQNTLAQLATKFKQRIMIVGCDPKADSTRLILNTKAQNSVLELAAELGSVEDLELEDVLQTGFGDIINVECGGPEPGVGCAGRGIITAINFLEQEGAYQDLDFVSYDVLGDVVCGGFAMPIREGKAQEIYIVCSGEMMAMYAANNIARGILKYATSGGVRLGGLICNSRNTDREDELIMELARRLNTQMIHFVPRDNIVQHAELRRMTVAQYNPAHQQAKEYEILAEKILNNKMLTIPTPISMEELEELLMEFGIIEDEEAALKKLQASGQ
- a CDS encoding nitrogenase component 1, whose amino-acid sequence is MPMGINLIGEYNIAGEMWDIEKLMNSAGISVTSRITGDARYKEVTWAHRAKVNMVVCSRALLGLAREMESRYGIPYFEGSFYGAKETTYSLRQMAYLMNDRDMERRVDRLTEREEARLSQELRPYRKILKGKKAVLYTGGVKSWSVISALKELGVQVVGVGTNKSTEDDVRRIADRVGDDTEYIPEGGAGRILKTVRERKADMMIAGGRNMYVAMKEQIPFIDINQERHKAYAGYEGLLRLAKELTYSLANPIWKLAASPAPWDKEAPPYDR
- the nifK gene encoding nitrogenase molybdenum-iron protein subunit beta; this encodes MSRDRLEIPDYNSLFSEERYVQQRANKKQFEAPCSEQDTAEALAYSKSAEYMQKNFDRKAVVINPHKACQPLGSVMAALGFEKTLPFVHGSQGCNSYFRSHLSRHFKEPTPAVSSSMTEDAAVFGGMNNLIDGLENSIALYKPEMIALCTTCMAEVIGDDLSSFIGNARIKGAITEDFPVAFCNTPSFVGSHITGYDSMLKGILSYLYERSGVQANPGSGEEAGEKLNVMLGFEPYTGNFAEIRKILEAFDTKYTLLGDHSGNYDSPATGEYEYYYGGTKLADVPLAANALGTLSLQKYTLKKTQDFISGTWNQQLTALSTPLGITGTDKLLDAVSELTGLPVPASLMEERGRVVDALTDSHPYLHGKRVALVGDPDLLIGLIGFCLEIGMEPVHIVCSNGDVDFNEVKFKDEAEALLASSPYGSEAALYIGNDLWHMRSLLINDPVDLAIGSSHLKFAAKDAGVPLVRVGFPILDRHHMHRYPIIGYQGTLNLLSLLVNTVLDELDRNNSGFNYDLVR
- the nifB gene encoding nitrogenase cofactor biosynthesis protein NifB, yielding MMQPSPCISSEAEEEISRHPCYSEEAHRFYARMHIPVAPACNIQCHYCNRKFDCVNESRPGVVSEVLTPEQAERKVKGVAAQLMQLSVVGIAGPGDPLANPEQTFDTFARVKKNVPDVSLCLSTNGLTLYRHIDEIVELGIRHVTITINAIDADVGQAIYPWVFDEGVRYEGKAAAELLISRQLRGLELLAKLGILVKVNSIMIPGVNDHHLPAVSKRVKELGATLHNVTPLIIAPGSQYEKDGRKAPRPKELHNLQELLGQGGMKVMRHCRQCRADAIGLLGQDRNRDFPLEAMEADPVINTEARALFQGELDVKIRERVQAKEARLLRENAPKIRVAVATRGGDKVNQHFGHATEFLVYDTDGAEVQLLGVRKIQAYCHGTADCNGDKAATLQEIISIVSDCRILLCSGIGDSPRASLNKAGVLPLVRKGGIQEAILESVKYSSYFENINISKG
- a CDS encoding TerC family protein, whose protein sequence is MDWGLLLEYGWVLLVLVALEGLLAADNALVLAIMVKHLPDEERKKALFYGLAGAFVFRFGSLFVISYLVDIWQVQAIGAIYLLFIAGNHIFRKVLFKKPVTEEAAESGTEEVVQKKKSSFWFTVLKVEVADIAFAVDSILAAVALAVALPPSGMGKIGGLDGGQFLVIFAGGFIGLVIMRFAASFFVKLLHSRPGLEVAAFFIVGWVGVKLAVITLAHPSLGVLSEDFAHSTLWKATFYVVLVIIAATGWFMSSHKTEENVGENPVREVDKQLGK